From Ignisphaera aggregans DSM 17230, the proteins below share one genomic window:
- a CDS encoding RNA-binding protein Nop10p (COGs: COG2260 Zn-ribbon RNA-binding protein~InterPro IPR007264:IPR015967~KEGG: iho:Igni_0764 nucleolar RNA-binding protein Nop10p~PFAM: RNA-binding protein Nop10p~SPTR: A8AAJ4 Ribosome biogenesis protein Nop10~PFAM: Nucleolar RNA-binding protein, Nop10p family): MKWLMRKCPICNRYTLKDLCPICKAPTRSPHPHRFSPEDRYVEYRVKSKLSRYLQQD; encoded by the coding sequence ATGAAATGGTTGATGAGAAAATGTCCTATATGCAATAGATATACATTAAAGGATTTATGTCCTATATGTAAAGCTCCAACCCGATCACCACATCCGCATAGATTCTCACCAGAAGATAGATATGTAGAGTATAGAGTTAAGAGTAAACTGTCTAGATACCTACAACAAGATTAA